The genomic segment CCTCCTGGAAAAACGTAGAACAGGCGCTTGCTGTTCTGCGCCGGGAAGAACTGATGAATTTTGAGCGGCTGGCACAGATACCGCAAGAACATCTGGCTGAATACATCCGCTCATCCGGATATTACAACCAGAAATCCAGGCGTCTTCGAGGTTTCAGCCTCAGGCTGCAAGCTGAGCATGGAAACTTGGTTCAGCTTGCCACCTTGCCGACTCAATCCCTACGTGATTGGCTGCTTGACGTCCATGGCATCGGCAAGGAAACTGCGGACAGCATCCTGCTCTATGCCTTCAATCGGCCGGTTTTTGTCGTTGACGCCTATACTATCCGGATTTTCAACCGTCACCGCTTAATTGAGGAAACATATGATTATGACCAGGTGCAAACCTATATCCATAAAAATCTGAGACCTGAAGCACAAACCTATAATGAGTTTCATGCCCTGCTGGTTCGTGTCGGCAAGGAATACTGCCAGCGAAAGCAACCCCGTTGTGAAAACTGCCCGTTAAGAAAGAAAAAGGTACAAGGCTAAAGGTGTAAGGTACACCTTATACCTTCTTAAGGATTAATCCATGTCCAGCAAAACTTCCGACACTCATCCCATCAATCAGGTAATTGATGCCAAAAAGCCTATTTTTGACAAAATATTTGCGGAAAACCAGGAACTGCGGGAGAAATTATCCCAGATCATGGAGATCAGCCGGGAAAACGAGGACCTTCAACATCATTACGACAAGTTAGAAGAAACAATTTTTGCGGCTGACAATCTATCCCAGTTAATAACTTCCCTGCAGCATGAGCTTATTGAGCGCTTTCATATCCCCCTGGTTACCGTGGCCCTGCTGGACTCCATCCTGGAAAGGATAGAAGAGACCCCGCTGCCAGCCACGGAAACAACCACAAGGATGCGACCCCTGACAAGTATCTCCAAAGGCA from the Pseudomonadota bacterium genome contains:
- a CDS encoding endonuclease III domain-containing protein, whose product is MSQNTEHPDQRPLRMFQTLLAAYGPQGWWPAENIEETIIGAILTQNTSWKNVEQALAVLRREELMNFERLAQIPQEHLAEYIRSSGYYNQKSRRLRGFSLRLQAEHGNLVQLATLPTQSLRDWLLDVHGIGKETADSILLYAFNRPVFVVDAYTIRIFNRHRLIEETYDYDQVQTYIHKNLRPEAQTYNEFHALLVRVGKEYCQRKQPRCENCPLRKKKVQG